The nucleotide sequence CTTCATGGCCAAAAGCTGTCGGATTTAAAGGACCTGAGATTGTATGGAGAAAAGATTTATCATGACTTAATGCCGGAATTATTAGCAGCTTATGATCCTTCCAGATTGTTCTGGCCAAGTTCTCCTTTTGGCGGAAATGATCCAAACAGCGATGAAGAAGGAGATAAGCATAACTGGCAGGTTTGGGCAGGTCAGGTTTATCCACGCAAATACGGGGAGGCTGTGATTCAGGACAATACAGCCTATGGCGTTTCCTTTAAACGCTTCACTGAGGATTTGGGGAAATTTGTGTCCGAATTCGGAATGCATGCACTTCCTGTTAAAGAAACCCTAGAGGCTTGCATACCGGAAGAGGAATTGTACTTTGAAAGCTTTGAGATGAAATTCAGGAATAAAGATAAAAGACCAAACAGAGGAAAACTCCTTATGGAGGGATATACAGGACTTCCAGTTAGCCTTGAGGAATACATTGATTTTTCAATGATGGCACAGGCGGAGGGACTGAAGTTTGGAATAGAGCATTATAGAAGAAGAAAACCGGAATGCAGCGGAGCTATAATATGGCAGCTAAATGACTGCTGGCCAACAATGAGCTGGAGTATTACTGATCATTATCTTCGTCCCAAGGCAGGTTACTATTATACTAAACGCGTATATAAGCCTATTTTGTTGCCCTTTAAGCAGGAAAGCAATGATATAATATCCCTTTGGGCAATTAATGATACTCTATCAGAATACAAGGATACTTTAGAAATTGGTCTCAAGGATTTTTTCGGCAATAAGGAATATATTGAAAAAATCAGTATTAGGATTCCTGCCAATACCAGCAGAAAAGTAAAGGAACTTTCAAAGAACAGAATTAACGTAACCTACTCGAATTTTGAATTCCTTTATGTAAAACCAGAGGATAGAACAGTTGATTCAAATATTTTCTTCTTTGAGGATTATAAGGATCTAAATTTACCCCCATGTAAGTTAAGCCTTGAGAAGGAAGTACTCAGTGAAAACAAGATTAATATAAAAATTAAAACCGATAATTTTGCAAAGTTTGTTAAATTAACAGGTTCTTTAGACAATGTAAAGCTTAGTGACAACTATTTTGATATTATGCCAGGAGAGGAAAGGAACGTTATACTGGAAGTCCTGGATAAGAAAATAAAGTTAGAGGAACTGAACATTGCTATATCTGCAATAAATCAAGACAGACATCCGTAAGTTAAGTTTTCGTAGTGGAACCCTATAAAATTGACAATGAGGTGATTAAATGTTAAAAAGCCAAGAAATTAGAAGTAAGGCTCCTGAGATGGATTCATTGAGATTGGGAGCGGGATGGAAAATAGATGAACTCTCCAAGCCACAGATTGTCATTGAAAGCACTTTTGGACACAGTCATCCCGGCAGTGCCCATCTGGATGTTTTGGTAGATGCTACATATGAGGGCGTTATAAACAAAGGCGGAAAGCCAGCAAAATATTTTGTTACAGATATGTGTGATGGACAGGCTCAAGGCCATGATGGCATGAATTACTCTTTACCGTCCAGAGAGTATATTGCAAATATGATAGAAATACAAATTGGAGCAACCCCCTTTGATGCAGGAGTATTTATTGCAAGCTGTGATAAAGGGTTACCAGCACATTTAAAAGCTATTGCCAGACTGGACATGCCAGCAGTGGTAGTTACCGGAGGAATAATGAAGGCAGGTCCTAATATGCTGACTTTAGAGCAAATAGGAATGTATAGTGCAAGGTATGAAAAAAAAGAAATAAGCAAAGAACAGTTTACAGAACTTAAGCACAACGCATGTCCAAGCTGTGGAGCCTGCTCCTTTATGGGAACAGCTGCTACCATGCAGGTCATGGCTGAAGCCCTTGGTATTGCGATGCCTGGAACGGCACTGATGGCTGCAACAGCTGAAGACCTTGTTGAAGCAGCGAAAAAAGCAGGAGAACATGCTTTAAAGCTTGTAGAGATGGATCTGAAGCCTTCTCAGATTATGACCATGAAGGCCTTTGAAAATGCAATAATGGTACACGCTGCTATCGCAGGGTCATCTAATACACTGCTTCATATTCCTGCCATAGCCCATGAGTTAGGGCTGGAAATAACACCGGACGTGTTTGATGAGATTCATAGAAGAATCCCTTTTATATTAAACATAAGACCAAGTGGTTTCTATCCTGGAGAATATTTCTGGTATGCTGGGGGTACGCCTGCTGTTATGGAGGCTATTAAGGAATACTTGCATCTTGACGTTCTTACTGTAACAGGAAAGACTCTTGGTGAAAATCTTGAGGAATTGAAGAATAACGGCTACTACGAAAAATGTAATAGATATCTTGAGAAAACAGGTGTAAAGAAGGAAGATATAATTAAATCCGTTGAAGCTCCAATTCAAAAACAAGGTGCTATTGCTATATTAAAGGGCAACCTTGCACCTGAAGGAGCGGTTGTTAAACACTCGGCAGTATCAAAGAAAATGCATCAGGTTATACTTAAAGCAAGACCCTTTGACAGTGAGGAAGAAGCATTGAATGCTGTTTTATCAGGAGCAATCAAACCCGGAGAAGCTGTGTTTATTAGATACGAAGGTCCGAAGGGAAGTGGAATGCCGGAAATGTTCTATACAACCGAAGCAATAGCATCGGATCCGTTATTATCAGAATCAGTTGCATTAATTACTGACGGAAGATTTTCCGGAGCTACAAGAGGACCTGCTATCGGACATGTATCCCCTGAAGCAAGTGAGGGTGGAAATATCGCCCTTGTGGAAGAGGGAGACCTTATCAAAATTGACATTCCTGCAAGAACCTTAGACATAATTGGTGTCAAGGAAGAAGAAAAATCAGCGGAAGAGATTATATCAATTCTTCAGGAGAGAAGAAAGAAC is from Clostridium thermarum and encodes:
- the ilvD gene encoding dihydroxy-acid dehydratase yields the protein MLKSQEIRSKAPEMDSLRLGAGWKIDELSKPQIVIESTFGHSHPGSAHLDVLVDATYEGVINKGGKPAKYFVTDMCDGQAQGHDGMNYSLPSREYIANMIEIQIGATPFDAGVFIASCDKGLPAHLKAIARLDMPAVVVTGGIMKAGPNMLTLEQIGMYSARYEKKEISKEQFTELKHNACPSCGACSFMGTAATMQVMAEALGIAMPGTALMAATAEDLVEAAKKAGEHALKLVEMDLKPSQIMTMKAFENAIMVHAAIAGSSNTLLHIPAIAHELGLEITPDVFDEIHRRIPFILNIRPSGFYPGEYFWYAGGTPAVMEAIKEYLHLDVLTVTGKTLGENLEELKNNGYYEKCNRYLEKTGVKKEDIIKSVEAPIQKQGAIAILKGNLAPEGAVVKHSAVSKKMHQVILKARPFDSEEEALNAVLSGAIKPGEAVFIRYEGPKGSGMPEMFYTTEAIASDPLLSESVALITDGRFSGATRGPAIGHVSPEASEGGNIALVEEGDLIKIDIPARTLDIIGVKEEEKSAEEIISILQERRKNWIKPTPKYTKGALGIYTRLAVSPMKGGYME